A stretch of Vulpes lagopus strain Blue_001 chromosome 20, ASM1834538v1, whole genome shotgun sequence DNA encodes these proteins:
- the LOC121479401 gene encoding keratin-associated protein 12-1-like isoform X3, translating into MCHTSCSPGCQASCFTSSPCQASCYVPVSCRPSVSVPMSCRPSVSMPVSCQPASSVCLPVSCKPLVFVASSCQSSGSCQPSRPTLVCRPVSYSTPSCF; encoded by the exons ATGTGCCACACCAGCTGCTCCCCGGGCTGCCAGGCTTCCTGCTTCACCTCCAGCCCCTGCCAGGCATCCTGCTACGTGCCCGTGAGCTGCCGGCCCTCCGTGTCCGTGCCCATGAGCTGCCGGCCCTCCGTGTCCATGCCCGTGAGCTGCCAGCCTGCC TCCTCTGTGTGCCTGCCCGTGAGCTGCAAGCCTCTGGTGTTCGTGGCCTCCTCCTGCCAGTCCTCTGGGTCCTGCCAGCCCTCCCGCCCCACCCTGGTCTGCAGGCCCGTCTCCTATAGCACCCCGTCCTGCTTCTGA
- the LOC121479401 gene encoding keratin-associated protein 12-3-like isoform X2: MCHTSCSPGCQASCFTSSPCQASCYVPVSCRPSVCQPSVSVPVSCRPSVYVVPSSQSSVCLPVSCKPLVFVASSCQSSGSCQPSRPTLVCRPVSYSTPSCF, encoded by the exons ATGTGCCACACCAGCTGCTCCCCGGGCTGCCAGGCTTCCTGCTTCACCTCCAGCCCCTGCCAGGCATCCTGCTACGTGCCCGTGAGCTGCCGGCCCTCCGT CTGCCAGCCCTCCGTGTCCGTACCCGTGAGCTGCCGGCCCTCCGTGTATGTCGTCCCCTCCTCCCAGTCCTCTGTGTGCCTGCCCGTGAGCTGCAAGCCTCTGGTGTTCGTGGCCTCCTCCTGCCAGTCCTCTGGGTCCTGCCAGCCCTCCCGCCCCACCCTGGTCTGCAGGCCCGTCTCCTATAGCACCCCGTCCTGCTTCTGA
- the LOC121479401 gene encoding keratin-associated protein 12-2-like isoform X1, producing the protein MCHTSCSPGCQASCFTSSPCQASCYVPVSCRPSVSVPMSCRPSVSMPVSCQPAVSVPVSCQPSVSVPVSCRPSVYVVPSSQSSVCLPVSCKPLVFVASSCQSSGSCQPSRPTLVCRPVSYSTPSCF; encoded by the coding sequence ATGTGCCACACCAGCTGCTCCCCGGGCTGCCAGGCTTCCTGCTTCACCTCCAGCCCCTGCCAGGCATCCTGCTACGTGCCCGTGAGCTGCCGGCCCTCCGTGTCCGTGCCCATGAGCTGCCGGCCCTCCGTGTCCATGCCCGTGAGCTGCCAGCCTGCCGTGTCCGTACCCGTGAGCTGCCAGCCCTCCGTGTCCGTACCCGTGAGCTGCCGGCCCTCCGTGTATGTCGTCCCCTCCTCCCAGTCCTCTGTGTGCCTGCCCGTGAGCTGCAAGCCTCTGGTGTTCGTGGCCTCCTCCTGCCAGTCCTCTGGGTCCTGCCAGCCCTCCCGCCCCACCCTGGTCTGCAGGCCCGTCTCCTATAGCACCCCGTCCTGCTTCTGA
- the LOC121479403 gene encoding keratin-associated protein 12-1-like — protein sequence MCHTSCSEGCQPACCVPSSCQVSSCVPSSCQVSSCVPVSCRPVVCFPVSCKPAVCLPVSCKPIAYVASSCQSSGCCQPSCPTLVCTPGLCGTPNCC from the exons ATGTGCCACACCAGCTGCTCCGAGGGCTGCCAGCCGGCCTGCTGCGTGCCCAGCTCCTGCCAG GTGTCCAGCTGTGTGCCCAGCTCCTGCCAGGTGTCCAGCTGTGTGCCCGTGAGCTGCAGGCCCGTTGTGTGCTTTCCAGTGAGCTGCAAGCCCGCCGTGTGCCTGCCCGTGAGCTGCAAGCCCATCGCGTATGTGGCCTCCTCCTGCCAGTCCTCTGGCTGCTGCCAGCCCTCGTGCCCCACCCTGGTCTGCACCCCTGGCCTGTGTGGCACCCCCAATTGCTGCTGA
- the LOC121479217 gene encoding keratin-associated protein 10-7-like, with protein MAASTLSVCSSDLSYGGRVCLPGSGDSYPDPAWQVDDCPESYCEPPCCAPASCLTLLCTPASCGSSPCPPACPGSCQPSCGSCSPCQEGCCVSVCCKPVCCTPVCCKPVCCTPVCCKPVCSSPCCQQSSCQPSCCSSSPCQKDSCVSVCCKPVCCTPVCCKPMCCTPVCCKPVCCEASPCSASPCCQQSSCQPSCCSSSPCQEDSCVSVCCTPICCTPVCCKPVCCQASPCCQPSPCRPSCVSLLCRPVCRPACCAPPSPCQSSCCRQASSVSLLCRPVCSRQACCRPACC; from the exons ATGGCCGCCTCCACCCTGTCCGTCTGCTCCAGCGACCTGAGCTACGGTGGCCGCGTCTGCCTGCCTGGCTCCGGCGACTCCTACCCCGACCCTGCCTGGCAGGTGGACGACTGTCCCGAGAGCTACTGCGAGCCCCCCTGCTGCGCCCCGGCCTCCTGCCTGAccctcctctgcacccctgcGAGCTGCGggtccagcccctgcccaccagcCTGCCCCGGCTCCTGCCAGCCCTCGTGCGGcagctgctccccctgccagGAGGGctgctgtgtgtctgtctgctgcaagcccgtgtgctgcacccccgtctgctgcaagcccgtgtgctgcacccctgtctgctgcaagcccgtgtgCT cctccccctgctgccagcAGTCTAGCTGCCAGCCCTCTTGCtgcagctcctccccctgccagaAAGAcagctgtgtgtctgtctgctgcaagcccgtctgctgcacccccgtctgctgcaagcccatGTGCTGCACccccgtctgctgcaagcccgtctgctgtGAGGCATCCCCTTGCTCAGCCTCCCCCTGCTGCCAACAGTCTAGCTGCCAGCCCTCCTGCtgcagctcctccccctgccaggaagacagctgtgtgtctgtctgctgcACCCCCAtctgctgcacccctgtctgctgcaagcccgtctgctgccaggcctccccctgctgccagcccagcccctgcagaCCCTCCTGCGTGTCCCTCCTCTGCCGCCCCGTGTGCAGGCCCGCCTGCTGCGcacccccctctccctgccagtCCAGCTGCTGCCGCCAGGCCTCCAGCGTGTCCCTGCTGTGCCGCCCTGTGTGCTCCCGCCAGGCCTGCTGCCGCCCTGCCTGCTGCTGA
- the LOC121479218 gene encoding keratin-associated protein 10-8-like: MADTCCSRTCLIAASTLSVCSSDLSCGGRLCSPSACTSSSWQVDDCQETCCEPPCCAPASCLTLLCTPASCGSSPCPPACPGSCQPSCGSCSPCQEGCCVSVCCKPVCCTPVCCKPVCCTPVCCKPVCCTPVCCKPVCCTPVCCKPICCTPVCCKPVCCEASPCSASPCCQQSSCQPSCCSSSPCQEDSCVSVCCKPICCTPICCKPVCCTPVCCKPVCCEASPCSASPCCQQSSCQPSCCSSSPCQEDSCMSVCCKPVCCTPVCCKPVCCTPVCCKPVCCTPVCSKPICCQASPCCQPSPCRPSSCMSLLCRPVCRPACCTTPSPCQPSCCPQASSVSLLCRPVCSH; the protein is encoded by the coding sequence ATGGCTGACACCTGCTGCTCCCGCACCTGCCTTATTGCCGCCTCCACCCTGTCGGTCTGCTCCAGCGACCTGAGCTGCGGCGGCCGCCTCTGCTCGCCCAGCGCTTGCACCAGCTCCTCCTGGCAGGTGGACGATTGCCAGGAGACCTGCTGCGAGCCCCCCTGCTGCGCCCCCGCCTCCTGCCTGAccctcctctgcacccctgcGAGCTGCGggtccagcccctgcccaccagcCTGCCCCGGCTCCTGCCAGCCCTCTTGCGGcagctgctccccctgccagGAGGGctgctgtgtgtctgtctgctgcaagcccgtgtgctgcacccctgtctgctgcaagcccgtgtgctgcacccctgtctgctgcaagcccgtgtgctgtacccctgtctgctgcaagcccgtgtgctgcacccctgtctgctgcaagcccatctgctgcacccctgtctgctgcaagcccgtctgctgtGAGGCCTCCCCTTGTTCAgcctccccctgctgccagcAGTCTAGCTGTCAGCCCTCTTGCTGCAGCTCCTCCCCTTGCCAGGAAGAcagctgtgtgtctgtctgctgcaagcccatCTGCTGCACCCCCATCTGCTGCAAACCCGTGTGCTGCACccccgtctgctgcaagcccgtctgctgtGAGGCCTCCCCTTGCTCAgcctccccctgctgccagcAGTCTAGCTGCCAGCCCTCCTGCtgcagctcctccccctgccaggaAGACAGCTGTAtgtctgtctgctgcaagcccgtctgctgcacccccgtctgctgcaagcccgtctgctgcacccctgtctgctgcaagcccgtctgctgcacccctgtctgcaGCAAGCCTATCTGCTGCCAGgcctccccctgctgccagcccagcccctgcagaCCCTCCTCCTGCATGTCCCTCCTCTGCCGCCCCGTGTGCAGGCCCGCCTGCtgcaccaccccctccccctgccagcccAGCTGCTGCCCCCAGGCCTCCAGCGTGTCCCTGCTGTGCCGCCCCGTATGCTCCCACTGA